A genomic stretch from Mycobacterium malmoense includes:
- a CDS encoding single-stranded DNA-binding protein, producing MAGDTTITVVGNLTADPELRFTPSGAAVANFTVASTPRIYDRQSGEWKDGEALFLRCNIWREAAENVAESLTRGARVIVTGRLKQRSFETREGEKRTVVEVEVDEVGPSLRYATAKVNKATRSGGGGGGFGGGGGGGGGGGAPRPAPAQASAPAGDDPWGSAPASGSFGGGDDEPPF from the coding sequence GTGGCTGGTGACACCACTATCACCGTTGTCGGAAACCTGACCGCCGACCCTGAACTGCGGTTTACCCCGTCGGGAGCGGCCGTCGCGAACTTCACCGTGGCCTCGACGCCCCGGATCTATGACCGGCAGAGCGGGGAATGGAAGGACGGCGAGGCGCTCTTCCTCCGGTGCAACATCTGGCGGGAGGCCGCCGAGAACGTCGCGGAAAGCCTGACCCGCGGCGCCAGGGTAATCGTTACGGGGCGGCTCAAGCAGCGGTCTTTTGAGACCCGAGAAGGCGAGAAGCGCACCGTCGTCGAGGTCGAGGTCGACGAGGTCGGGCCTTCGCTTCGGTACGCCACCGCCAAGGTCAACAAGGCCACCCGCAGTGGTGGCGGAGGCGGCGGCTTCGGTGGCGGCGGGGGCGGTGGTGGTGGTGGTGGTGCGCCTCGCCCGGCGCCGGCGCAGGCGAGCGCCCCGGCGGGTGACGATCCGTGGGGCAGCGCCCCGGCATCGGGCTCCTTCGGCGGCGGCGACGACGAACCGCCGTTTTGA
- the rpsR gene encoding 30S ribosomal protein S18, which yields MAKSNKRRPAPEKPVKARKCVFCAKKEQAIDYKDTALLRTYISERGKIRARRVTGNCVQHQRDIALAVKNAREVALLPFTSAAR from the coding sequence ATGGCCAAGTCCAATAAGCGGCGCCCGGCTCCAGAAAAGCCGGTCAAGGCGCGTAAATGCGTCTTTTGCGCGAAGAAAGAACAAGCGATCGACTACAAGGACACCGCGCTGCTGCGCACTTACATCAGTGAGCGCGGCAAGATCCGGGCGCGCCGCGTCACCGGCAACTGCGTGCAGCACCAGCGCGACATCGCGCTCGCGGTGAAGAATGCCCGCGAGGTGGCCCTGCTGCCCTTCACTTCCGCGGCGCGATAA
- the rplI gene encoding 50S ribosomal protein L9, which yields MKLILTADVEHLGTVGDTVEVKDGYGRNFLLPRGMAIVASRGAQKQADEIRRARETKTVRGLEHANEIKAAIEALGSVSLPVKTAADSGKLFGSVTAGDVVSAIKKAGGPNLDKRIVRLPKTHIKAVGEHRVSVHLHPEIDVEIVFDVVAES from the coding sequence ATGAAGCTGATTCTGACGGCTGACGTCGAGCACCTCGGCACCGTCGGTGACACGGTCGAGGTCAAGGACGGCTATGGCCGCAATTTCCTGCTCCCGCGCGGCATGGCGATCGTCGCTTCGCGCGGCGCACAGAAGCAGGCCGATGAGATCCGCCGGGCTCGCGAAACCAAGACGGTGCGCGGCCTCGAGCACGCCAACGAAATCAAGGCGGCGATCGAGGCGCTGGGCTCTGTTTCGTTGCCAGTGAAGACGGCGGCCGACTCCGGCAAGCTGTTCGGCTCGGTCACCGCCGGCGATGTTGTCTCGGCCATCAAAAAGGCCGGCGGGCCCAACCTCGACAAGCGGATCGTTCGGCTGCCCAAGACGCATATCAAGGCCGTCGGCGAGCACCGGGTGTCGGTGCACCTGCACCCCGAGATCGATGTCGAGATTGTGTTCGACGTCGTCGCGGAGAGCTAA
- a CDS encoding replicative DNA helicase, with protein sequence MAVVDDLAPGMDASPPSEDYGRQPPQDVAAEQSVLGGMLLSKDAIADVLERLRPGDFYKPAHQNVYDAILDLYGRGEPADAVTVAAELDRRGLLRRIGGAPYLHTLISTVPTAANAGYYAGIVAEKALLRRLVEAGTRVVQYGYAGAEGADVAEVVDRAQAEIYEVTDRRLSEDFVPLEDLLQPTMDEIDAIASNGGLSRGVPTGFTELDEVTNGLHPGQMIIVAARPGVGKALALDTPLATPAGWTTMGDVAVGDELLDADGLPTRVVAATEVMLGRPCYEIEFSDGTVVVADAAHQWPTTRGIRTSDRLRCGWDTIAAAGSMTRYPGHGTTTALIAPVLQIDAVRRVDSVPVRCVQVDNAARLYLAGRGMVPTHNSTLGLDFMRSCSIKHRMASVIFSLEMSKSEIVMRLLSAEAKIKLADMRSGRMSDDDWTRLARRMSEISEAPLYIDDSPNLTMMEIRAKARRLRQKADLRLIVVDYMQLMTSGKKFESRQVEVSEFSRHLKLLAKELEVPVIAISQLNRGPEQRTDKKPMLADLRESGCLTASTRILRADTGAEVTFGELMRTGERPLVWSLDEQLRMVARPMTNVFPSGRREVFRLRLASGREVEATGNHPFMKFEGWTSLEQLKIGDRIAAPRRVPEPADTQRMDDSEVILLAHMIGDGSCVKNQPIRYASVDEANLVAVMVSAAHFGVTAVRDEYPAARVTTLRLPAPDRLARGKRNPIAAWLDGLGLFGRRSYEKFVPEAIFRAPNDQVALFLRHLWATDGSVRWDAKVGQARIYYASTSRRLIDDVAVLLLRVGVFARIKRAPKPGYRDSWHLCIYGADNQARFLRHVGVNGARGAAAQEVLAQLEGMVRNPNLDTVPKEVWSQVRNLLLSKQITHRQFASVMGIQFCGSALWKRSPSRSRLHRVAALLDDPEIHALATNDVFWDTVVEITSLGGQDVYDGTVSGTHNFVANGIVVHNSLEQDSDVVILLHRPDAFERDDPRGGEADLILAKHRNGPTKTVTVAHQLHLSRFANMAR encoded by the coding sequence GTGGCGGTCGTCGATGACCTAGCGCCCGGCATGGATGCCTCGCCGCCCAGTGAGGATTACGGCCGTCAGCCGCCGCAGGATGTGGCCGCGGAGCAGTCGGTGCTGGGCGGGATGCTGCTGAGCAAGGACGCCATCGCCGATGTGCTGGAGCGGCTGCGGCCCGGCGACTTCTACAAGCCGGCCCACCAGAACGTCTACGACGCGATCCTGGACCTGTACGGGCGCGGCGAGCCCGCCGACGCGGTGACGGTCGCCGCCGAACTGGACCGCCGCGGGCTGCTGCGCCGCATCGGCGGCGCACCCTATCTGCACACCCTGATCTCGACGGTGCCGACGGCCGCCAACGCCGGCTACTACGCCGGCATCGTGGCCGAAAAGGCGCTGCTGCGCCGGCTGGTGGAGGCCGGGACGCGGGTAGTGCAATACGGCTACGCGGGCGCCGAGGGTGCCGACGTGGCCGAGGTGGTCGACCGCGCGCAGGCGGAAATCTACGAGGTCACCGATCGCCGGCTTTCCGAGGACTTCGTTCCGCTCGAGGACCTGTTGCAGCCGACGATGGACGAGATCGACGCCATCGCCTCCAACGGCGGCCTGTCACGCGGCGTGCCGACCGGCTTCACCGAACTCGACGAGGTGACCAACGGGCTGCATCCGGGCCAAATGATCATCGTGGCGGCGCGCCCGGGTGTGGGTAAGGCGCTCGCACTGGACACGCCGCTGGCCACACCGGCCGGCTGGACGACAATGGGCGACGTCGCCGTCGGCGACGAGTTGCTCGACGCCGACGGGCTGCCGACGCGGGTGGTGGCCGCGACCGAGGTCATGTTGGGCCGGCCGTGCTACGAGATCGAATTTTCCGACGGCACAGTCGTTGTCGCCGACGCCGCGCACCAGTGGCCGACGACTCGCGGCATCCGGACGTCGGACCGGTTGCGCTGCGGTTGGGACACGATCGCCGCCGCCGGGTCGATGACGCGCTATCCCGGGCATGGGACCACCACCGCCCTGATAGCGCCGGTGCTGCAGATCGACGCGGTGCGCCGGGTGGACAGTGTGCCGGTGCGCTGCGTCCAGGTGGACAACGCCGCGCGCCTGTATCTGGCCGGCCGCGGGATGGTGCCGACCCACAATTCCACGCTGGGTTTGGACTTCATGCGGTCGTGTTCGATCAAGCACCGCATGGCCAGCGTCATCTTCTCGCTGGAGATGAGCAAGTCCGAGATCGTGATGCGGCTGCTTTCCGCCGAGGCGAAAATCAAGCTCGCCGATATGCGTTCGGGCCGGATGAGCGACGACGACTGGACGCGGCTGGCGCGGCGGATGAGCGAAATCAGCGAGGCCCCACTGTATATCGACGACTCGCCCAACCTGACCATGATGGAGATCCGGGCCAAGGCGCGCCGGTTGCGGCAGAAGGCGGATCTGAGGCTGATCGTGGTCGACTACATGCAGCTGATGACGTCGGGCAAGAAGTTCGAGTCGCGTCAGGTGGAGGTGTCCGAATTCTCGCGCCATCTCAAGCTTTTGGCCAAAGAACTCGAGGTTCCGGTTATTGCGATCAGCCAGCTCAACCGTGGCCCCGAGCAGCGCACCGACAAGAAGCCGATGCTGGCCGACCTTCGCGAGTCGGGATGCTTGACCGCCTCGACGCGAATCCTGCGCGCCGACACCGGCGCCGAGGTCACGTTTGGTGAGCTCATGCGGACCGGTGAGCGTCCTTTGGTCTGGTCGCTGGACGAGCAGCTGCGCATGGTGGCCCGCCCGATGACCAACGTGTTTCCCAGTGGCCGCAGGGAGGTGTTCCGGCTCCGGCTGGCCTCGGGCCGGGAAGTTGAGGCCACGGGCAACCATCCGTTCATGAAGTTCGAGGGCTGGACTTCCTTGGAGCAGCTGAAGATTGGTGATCGCATCGCGGCACCGCGGCGGGTACCCGAGCCCGCGGACACGCAGCGGATGGACGACTCGGAAGTCATTCTGCTTGCCCACATGATCGGCGACGGGTCGTGTGTGAAGAATCAGCCGATCCGCTATGCGTCGGTGGACGAGGCAAACCTCGTCGCGGTGATGGTCTCGGCCGCACACTTCGGCGTGACCGCGGTGCGCGACGAGTACCCGGCCGCGCGAGTGACCACGCTGCGGTTGCCCGCGCCCGACCGGTTGGCGCGCGGCAAACGAAACCCGATAGCGGCCTGGCTCGATGGTCTAGGGCTGTTTGGGCGACGGAGTTACGAGAAGTTTGTGCCCGAGGCCATATTTCGTGCCCCCAATGACCAGGTGGCGTTGTTCCTGCGTCATCTATGGGCTACGGACGGGTCTGTTCGGTGGGATGCCAAGGTCGGTCAAGCGCGGATTTACTACGCGTCGACCAGTCGACGCCTCATCGACGACGTGGCGGTCCTGCTGCTGCGGGTCGGCGTCTTCGCGCGGATCAAGCGCGCACCGAAGCCGGGTTACCGCGACTCCTGGCACCTATGCATTTACGGTGCGGACAACCAGGCCAGGTTCCTTCGCCACGTTGGTGTTAACGGTGCAAGAGGGGCCGCGGCACAGGAAGTGCTGGCTCAACTCGAGGGCATGGTGCGCAACCCGAACCTGGACACCGTGCCGAAGGAAGTATGGTCCCAAGTACGAAACCTTTTGTTGTCCAAGCAGATAACACACCGGCAATTTGCTTCGGTCATGGGCATTCAGTTTTGCGGATCCGCGTTGTGGAAGCGCTCACCGAGTCGATCGAGACTGCATCGCGTCGCGGCGCTGCTCGACGATCCTGAGATTCATGCGCTGGCAACCAACGACGTCTTCTGGGACACCGTTGTGGAAATCACGAGTCTTGGTGGACAGGATGTCTATGACGGAACCGTAAGTGGCACACATAATTTCGTCGCAAACGGCATCGTAGTCCACAACTCCCTGGAACAGGATAGTGACGTCGTCATCCTGCTGCACCGCCCGGACGCCTTCGAGCGCGACGATCCGCGCGGGGGAGAGGCGGATTTGATTCTCGCCAAGCACCGCAACGGCCCCACCAAGACGGTCACCGTCGCGCACCAGCTGCACTTGTCGAGATTCGCCAACATGGCGAGGTAA